From one Chanodichthys erythropterus isolate Z2021 chromosome 3, ASM2448905v1, whole genome shotgun sequence genomic stretch:
- the LOC137017111 gene encoding H-2 class I histocompatibility antigen, Q10 alpha chain-like, giving the protein MCTSAATKMVSLLCVFLFDGTLPSVQAERHSLYYIYTGLSKPVDLSGIYEFSAMGLLDDRQIDYYNSKAKRKIPTQQWMKEKMQEDYWEKGTQSRKSKEQWFNVNIHIPMIRMNQSESDLHVLQWRHGCEVEQQGDEVKFLRGIDEYGYDGENFLSFDDKESQWVAPVVAAVPTKMKWDSVPILNQYIKGYLEKECVDWLNKFRGYGDEELRNGSPPQVHVFATSGIVAQHFTPAISTEASMYMYCTGVPEKLVRPLFASKDKSKLKLTCMATGFYPKDVMMTIRKYRTSLPEDEIESTGIRPNHDGSFQMRKSVEIKKGERADYDCFVVHRTLKEPIINKWKLI; this is encoded by the exons ATGTGCACAAGTGCAGCAACAAAGATGGTCTCTCtgctttgtgtttttctttttgacgGGACTTTGCCTTCAGTTCAAGCAG AGAGACACTCGCTGTATTACATTTACACGGGCTTGTCTAAACCAGTGGATCTGTCGGGCATCTATGAATTCAGTGCTATGGGTCTGCTGGACGACAGGCAGATCGACTATTACAATAGTAAAGCAAAGAGAAAGATTCCCACACAGCAGTGGATGAAGGAGAAAATGCAGGAGGATTACTGGGAAAAAGGCACTCAGTCCAGAAAGAGTAAAGAACAGTGGTTTAATGTGAACATCCATATTCCGATGATCCGCATGAATCAAAGTGAATCAG ATCTTCATGTTCTTCAGTGGAGACACGGTTGTGAAGTTGAGCAGCAGGGAGATGAAGTGAAGTTTCTCAGAGGCATTGATGAGTACGGCTATGATGGAGAAAACTTCTTGTCTTTTGATGATAAAGAGTCTCAATGGGTCGCTCCAGTTGTTGCAGCTGTACCAACGAAGATGAAATGGGACAGTGTGCCGATCCTAAACCAATACATCAAAGGATACCTGGAGAAAGAGTGTGTGGACTGGCTCAACAAATTCAGAGGATATGGAGACGAGGAGCTCAGAAACGGCT CTCCTCCACAGGTTCATGTGTTTGCAACTAGTGGTATTGTGGCACAGCATTTTACCCCTGCAATTTCTACCGAGGCGAGCATGTACATGTACTGTACAGGGGTCCCAGAAAAGTTAGTGAGGCCACTGTTTGCAAGCAAGGACAAATCCAAGCTGAAACTCACCTGTATGGCCACTGGCTTCTACCCCAAAGACGTGATGATGACCATTAGGAAATACCGTACATCTCTGCCTGAAGATGAGATTGAATCCACAGGAATCAGACCAAACCATGATGGATCCTTCCAGATGAGGAAGAGTGTGGAGATCAAGAAGGGGGAAAGAGCAGATTATGATTGTTTTGTGGTCCACAGAACCCTCAAAGAACCAATTATCAACAAGTGGAAATTGATTTAA
- the LOC137017104 gene encoding H-2 class I histocompatibility antigen, Q10 alpha chain-like — translation MATSLLCSVFFFFFVTPDSLQAEKHSLYYIYTGLSKPVDLPGIYEFSAMGLLDDTQIDYYNSEEKRKIPTQQWMKEKMQEDYWEKGTQSRKSKEKWFNMNVNVLMNRMRHDKLDLHVVQWITGCEVEQEGDEVKFSRGIYEFSYDREDFLSFDIKETQWSTPVEAALPTKRKWDNIPIMNQYIKGYLEKECVDWLNKYREYRDEKLRNGSPPDVHFFARKSIKDKTMLKLNCLATGFYPKDVMMIIRKFRIRLPENDTESTIVRPNHDGSFQMRISVEIKMDDEAEYDCFLSHSTFKEPIINKWDGKCPECLSDSVRAGFNGVWIGGVFTLALAALVFCILVMTKCIVFRSRNPNEDENAGVPLQKGDDTNITIDPSTREAQEEMGF, via the exons ATGGCCACATCTTTGCTCTGCtctgtgttcttttttttttttgtgacgcCGGATTCACTTCAAGCAG AGAAACACTCGCTGTATTACATTTACACGGGCTTGTCTAAACCTGTGGATCTGCCGGGCATCTATGAATTCAGTGCTATGGGTCTGCTGGACGACACACAGATCGACTATTACAATagtgaagaaaagagaaagattCCCACACAACAGTGGATGAAAGAGAAAATGCAGGAGGATTACTGGGAAAAGGGCACTCAGTCCAGAAAGAGTAAAGAAAAGTGGTTTAATATGAACGTCAATGTTCTGATGAATCGCATGAGACACGATAAATTGG ATCTCCATGTTGTCCAGTGGATAACTGGTTGTGAAGTTGAGCAGGAGGGAGATGAAGTGAAGTTTTCCAGAGGCATTTATGAGTTCAGTTATGATAGAGAGGACTTCTTGTCTTTCGATATTAAAGAGACTCAATGGAGCACTCCAGTTGAAGCAGCTCTACCAACCAAGAGAAAATGGGACAATATCCCTATCATGAACCAATACATCAAAGGATACCTGGAGAAAGAGTGTGTGGACTGGCTCAACAAATACAGAGAATATAGAGACGAGAAGCTCAGAAACGGCT CTCCTCCAGATGTTCATTTCTTTGCAAGAAAGTCTATCAAAGATAAAACCATGTTGAAACTCAACTGTCTAGCCACTGGCTTCTACCCCAAAGATGTGATGATGATCATTAGGAAATTTCGCATACGTTTGCCTGAAAATGATACTGAATCCACTATAGTTCGACCAAACCATGATGGATCCTTCCAGATGCGGATAAGTGTGGAGATCAAGATGGATGATGAAGCAGAATATGATTGTTTTTTGTCCCACAGTACCTTCAAAGAGCCAATCATCAACAAATGGG ATGGAAAATGTCCAGAGTGCCTGTCAGATTCTGTCAGAGCAGGATTCAATGGAGTATGGATTGGCGGTGTGTTTACCCTGGCACTTGCTGCTTTAGTGTTTTGCATCTTAGTGATGACGAAGTGTATTG TTTTCAGAAGCAGAAATCCTAACGAAGATGAGAATGCTGGAGTTCCACTTCAAAAAG GTGATGATACAAATATTACCATTGACCCTTCAACAAGAGAAGCGCAGGAGGAGATGGGCTTCTGA